One Candidatus Ozemobacteraceae bacterium genomic window carries:
- the ablA gene encoding lysine 2,3-aminomutase produces MAVNRRNILFKDVTDEQWNDWRWQLANRVTDVESLKKYISLTKSEEEGIQKCLQSLRMSITPYYLSKIDPDNPACPIRKQAIPTVDELYKSESDLVDPLHEDGDSPVPGLTHRYPDRALLLITDQCAMYCRHCTRRRFAGQTDLPLPMAQIDAAIEYIRNTPQIRDVLLSGGDPLLYSEDKLEIIIKKLRAIPHVEIVRLGSRTPVVMPQRITPALVEMLKKYHPIWLNTHFNHPDELSEESVRACEMLANAGIPLGNQSVLLRGINDCVHVMRRLVHGLVKARVRPYYIYQCDLSVGLSHFRTPVAVGIDIIEGLRGHTSGFCVPTFVVDAPGGGGKIPVMPDYAISHGYNKVILRNFEGVISCYEEPSNYKPGCRCDVCRGEREVKLEGIAGLSHRKIALEPEVTQRKLRGKKRKAGNDH; encoded by the coding sequence ATGGCTGTGAACCGCAGAAACATCCTGTTCAAGGACGTTACCGACGAACAGTGGAACGACTGGCGCTGGCAACTCGCGAACCGGGTGACGGATGTCGAATCGCTGAAAAAGTACATTTCGCTGACCAAATCGGAGGAAGAGGGCATCCAGAAATGCCTTCAGTCGCTCCGCATGTCGATCACGCCGTATTATCTTTCGAAGATCGACCCCGATAATCCGGCGTGTCCGATCCGCAAGCAGGCGATCCCGACGGTCGACGAACTGTACAAGTCCGAGTCCGATCTCGTCGATCCCCTGCACGAGGACGGCGACTCGCCGGTGCCGGGGCTGACACATCGATATCCCGACCGAGCCCTGCTGCTGATCACCGACCAGTGTGCGATGTACTGCCGGCACTGCACGCGGCGCCGGTTCGCAGGCCAGACCGACCTGCCTCTGCCGATGGCCCAGATCGATGCGGCCATCGAATACATCCGGAACACCCCGCAGATTCGCGACGTGCTCCTGTCGGGCGGCGATCCGCTGCTGTATTCGGAGGACAAGCTCGAGATCATCATCAAAAAACTGCGGGCGATTCCGCACGTCGAGATCGTCCGACTGGGTTCGCGCACCCCGGTGGTCATGCCGCAGCGCATCACTCCCGCCCTGGTCGAGATGTTGAAAAAATATCATCCGATATGGCTCAACACCCACTTCAACCATCCCGACGAGCTGAGCGAAGAGTCGGTCCGGGCCTGCGAGATGCTCGCCAACGCGGGCATTCCGCTCGGCAACCAGTCGGTGCTGTTGCGCGGCATCAACGACTGCGTGCATGTGATGCGGCGCCTGGTGCATGGCCTCGTCAAGGCGCGGGTTCGGCCGTATTACATCTACCAGTGCGACCTGTCGGTGGGTCTCTCCCACTTCCGGACGCCGGTGGCGGTCGGCATCGACATCATCGAGGGGCTGCGAGGCCACACGTCAGGGTTCTGCGTGCCGACGTTTGTCGTCGACGCCCCGGGCGGCGGCGGGAAGATTCCCGTCATGCCCGACTACGCCATCTCGCACGGCTACAACAAGGTGATCCTGCGCAACTTCGAAGGCGTCATCTCCTGCTACGAGGAGCCGAGCAACTACAAGCCCGGCTGCCGTTGCGACGTGTGCCGCGGCGAGAGGGAAGTGAAACTCGAAGGCATCGCGGGGCTGTCGCATCGTAAGATCGCGCTCGAGCCCGAGGTCACACAGCGAAAGCTGCGCGGCAAGAAGCGCAAGGCCGGAAACGACCATTGA
- a CDS encoding L-erythro-3,5-diaminohexanoate dehydrogenase yields the protein MKTGCKFGTHRVIEPKGVLPQAADVVSNDMNIFDNEILIDVEALNIDSASFHQLKEAAGGDEEKLKASICEIVRQKGKMKNPVTGSGGVLIGKIAKIGPKLEGKIPVKVGDKIVTLVSLSQTPLRIDSIDRVHMKIDRVDIKGQAILFETGIYAKIPTDIPEAAAMAALDVAGAPAQAAKLVRPGQKVLILGGTGKSGILCAYEARKRVGPTGLVVGVGQSEKNIQRLKDLGFCHHVIKANAQDPIDVLTKAMEASGGAEYDITINCLNVPNAEMSCILPVRDGGIVYFFSMATSFTKAALGAEGVGKDVDMIIGNGYTKDHAEITLQLLRECPALMKLFCESYTA from the coding sequence ATGAAGACAGGCTGCAAGTTCGGGACCCATCGCGTGATCGAGCCCAAGGGCGTTCTGCCGCAGGCGGCGGATGTCGTCTCCAATGACATGAATATCTTCGACAACGAGATTCTGATCGATGTCGAGGCGTTGAATATCGATTCCGCCAGTTTCCACCAACTGAAGGAAGCCGCGGGCGGCGACGAGGAGAAGCTCAAGGCGAGCATCTGCGAGATCGTGCGCCAGAAGGGCAAGATGAAAAACCCGGTCACCGGCTCGGGCGGCGTGCTGATCGGCAAGATCGCCAAGATCGGCCCCAAACTGGAAGGGAAGATCCCGGTCAAGGTCGGCGACAAGATCGTGACGCTGGTTTCGCTTTCCCAGACGCCGCTTCGCATCGATTCGATCGACAGGGTCCACATGAAGATCGACCGCGTCGACATCAAGGGCCAGGCGATCCTGTTCGAGACCGGCATCTATGCAAAAATACCGACCGATATACCGGAAGCTGCCGCGATGGCCGCTCTCGACGTCGCCGGCGCCCCGGCCCAGGCGGCGAAGCTGGTCCGGCCCGGCCAGAAGGTCCTGATCCTCGGCGGAACCGGCAAGTCCGGCATCCTTTGCGCCTACGAAGCCCGCAAGCGCGTCGGCCCGACCGGCCTCGTCGTCGGCGTCGGACAGAGCGAGAAGAACATCCAGCGCCTCAAGGATCTCGGCTTCTGCCACCACGTCATCAAGGCGAACGCCCAGGACCCGATCGACGTGCTGACGAAGGCCATGGAAGCCTCGGGCGGCGCGGAATACGACATCACGATCAACTGCCTCAACGTGCCGAACGCCGAGATGTCCTGCATTCTGCCGGTGCGCGACGGCGGCATCGTCTACTTCTTCTCGATGGCGACCAGCTTCACGAAGGCCGCCCTCGGCGCGGAAGGCGTCGGCAAGGACGTCGACATGATCATCGGCAACGGCTACACGAAGGACCACGCCGAGATCACGCTCCAGCTCCTGCGCGAGTGCCCGGCCTTGATGAAGCTCTTCTGCGAATCCTACACGGCCTGA
- a CDS encoding 3-oxoacid CoA-transferase subunit B produces the protein MIPNPEQAKTIIAKRIAAELKDGWLVNLGIGLPTLVANYIPEGVHVTFQAENGMTGMGPVPEPGKENPLIQNAGGQIVSILPGGSFFDSLTSFSLIRGGHVDATILGTLEVDQEGNLANWIIPGKKVPGMGGAMDLVSGAKLVIVATVHTEKGRPKILKKCKLPLTAHHEVNMIVTELGVMDVRPSGLVLREHHPDVTIEEIRSLTEADLIISEHIKPMAL, from the coding sequence ATGATTCCGAATCCCGAACAGGCGAAAACCATCATCGCGAAGCGCATCGCGGCCGAACTGAAGGACGGCTGGCTGGTGAATCTCGGCATCGGGCTTCCCACGCTTGTCGCGAACTATATTCCAGAAGGCGTGCACGTAACGTTCCAGGCCGAGAACGGCATGACCGGCATGGGGCCCGTTCCCGAGCCGGGCAAGGAGAACCCGCTGATCCAGAACGCGGGCGGCCAGATCGTTTCGATCCTGCCGGGGGGCTCGTTCTTCGACAGCCTGACCTCGTTCTCGCTGATCCGCGGCGGCCACGTCGACGCCACGATTCTCGGCACGCTCGAGGTCGATCAGGAGGGCAACCTCGCGAACTGGATCATCCCGGGTAAGAAGGTTCCGGGCATGGGCGGAGCGATGGATCTCGTGTCCGGCGCGAAGCTGGTGATCGTCGCGACGGTGCATACCGAGAAGGGGCGGCCGAAGATCCTGAAGAAGTGCAAACTGCCCTTGACCGCGCATCACGAGGTCAATATGATCGTTACGGAGCTCGGCGTCATGGACGTGCGGCCGAGCGGCCTGGTCCTCCGCGAACACCACCCCGACGTGACGATCGAGGAGATCAGGTCGCTGACCGAAGCCGACCTGATCATTTCCGAGCACATCAAACCCATGGCGCTCTGA
- a CDS encoding CoA transferase subunit A yields the protein MNKLAQKNDLKHLFRDGQTIMVGGFMTCGTPEGLVDLLVEMNVRDLTIVCNDAGLPGKGVGKLLKNNQVKKLIASHIGLNPEAGQQMNDGVMEVQLVPQGTLAERIRAGGAGLGGILTHVGVGTIVEEEKQKIVVDGHEYLLELPLKADVTLLYASRADKAGNVYYKGTTRNFNPVMAMAGATVVCEADEVVEIGQMAPEDAMTPGVLVDYVVAKGGSK from the coding sequence ATGAACAAGCTCGCTCAGAAAAACGATCTGAAGCACCTGTTCAGGGACGGCCAGACCATCATGGTCGGCGGGTTCATGACCTGCGGCACCCCCGAGGGGCTGGTCGACCTGCTGGTGGAGATGAACGTGCGCGACCTGACGATCGTCTGCAACGACGCCGGCCTTCCCGGGAAGGGCGTCGGCAAACTGCTGAAGAACAACCAGGTCAAGAAGCTGATCGCATCGCACATCGGCCTGAACCCCGAAGCGGGCCAGCAGATGAACGACGGCGTCATGGAAGTCCAGCTCGTGCCGCAGGGAACGCTGGCTGAGCGGATCCGGGCCGGCGGCGCCGGCCTGGGCGGCATCCTGACGCACGTCGGCGTCGGTACGATCGTCGAAGAGGAGAAGCAGAAGATCGTCGTGGACGGCCACGAATACCTGCTGGAGCTTCCCCTGAAGGCCGACGTGACCCTGCTGTATGCCAGCCGGGCCGACAAGGCCGGAAACGTGTATTACAAGGGCACGACTCGTAACTTCAACCCTGTCATGGCGATGGCCGGCGCGACCGTCGTCTGCGAGGCCGACGAGGTCGTCGAGATCGGGCAGATGGCGCCCGAAGACGCGATGACCCCCGGCGTGCTCGTCGATTACGTCGTGGCGAAGGGAGGCTCGAAATGA
- a CDS encoding 3-keto-5-aminohexanoate cleavage protein, with protein sequence MDKLIITAAICGAEVTKKHNPAVPYTIAEIAREAKSARDAGASIIHLHVREDDGKPTQSAKRFEAAIKAIREVCPDVIIQPSTGGAVGMTNEERMQPLQLKPEMATLDCGTVNFGGDEIFVNTENTIIEFAARMKASNIKPEIEVFDKGMIDLAIRLNRKGHIPGPMHFNFVLGTSCAIAAEPRDLLYMAQSIPAGSTFTASGIGRNAFTTAAVSIVLGGHVRVGFEDNVNLAKGVPAKSNGELVAKVVRIAHELGREVATPAEARAILGLTGGNA encoded by the coding sequence ATGGATAAGCTGATCATCACCGCCGCCATCTGCGGCGCGGAAGTGACCAAGAAACACAACCCGGCCGTGCCGTACACGATCGCCGAGATCGCACGCGAAGCCAAATCGGCCCGCGACGCCGGCGCGTCGATCATCCACCTGCACGTGCGCGAGGACGACGGCAAGCCGACCCAGTCGGCGAAACGGTTCGAGGCCGCCATCAAGGCGATCCGCGAAGTCTGTCCCGACGTGATCATTCAGCCTTCGACGGGCGGAGCGGTCGGCATGACGAACGAGGAACGCATGCAGCCGCTCCAGCTGAAGCCCGAGATGGCCACGCTCGACTGCGGCACCGTGAACTTCGGCGGCGACGAGATCTTCGTCAACACCGAGAACACGATCATCGAGTTCGCGGCGCGCATGAAGGCGAGCAATATCAAGCCCGAGATCGAGGTGTTCGACAAGGGAATGATAGATCTCGCTATACGCTTGAACCGCAAGGGCCACATTCCCGGCCCGATGCACTTCAACTTCGTTCTCGGAACCTCGTGTGCCATCGCCGCCGAGCCGCGCGACCTGCTCTACATGGCGCAGAGCATTCCGGCCGGCAGCACCTTCACGGCGAGCGGCATCGGGCGCAACGCGTTCACGACGGCGGCCGTCTCGATCGTGCTGGGCGGTCACGTGCGCGTGGGATTCGAGGACAACGTGAACCTCGCGAAGGGCGTTCCCGCGAAGTCGAACGGGGAGCTCGTCGCGAAGGTCGTCCGCATCGCCCATGAGCTGGGCCGCGAGGTCGCGACCCCGGCCGAGGCGCGTGCGATCCTCGGCCTGACCGGAGGAAACGCATGA
- a CDS encoding aminotransferase class III-fold pyridoxal phosphate-dependent enzyme: protein MKEAPHLKLDKSLAEFELAKTLVPGGVAGIRRPYNFVEGEYPIYFTDGQGCRVRDVDGNEYIDYLCAYGPIILGYREKEVDDAVIRQIQEHGFCFSLTQPIQNKLVEKLREVIPSCEMAAFVKTGSDATTLATRVARCYTGRKKILRCGYHGWHDWCVEVKGGIPEKLYEDIHEFHYNNLEELEALLKQHGGDTAGIIITPFGHPLALPLQEPKPGFLQSVRKLADTYGCVLIFDEIRSGFRVSIGGAQKHYGVTPDLSCFGKALANGYEISALVGKAQFMKKLEKEAFVSSTFFPNSLAMVAALKTIEIMQRDKVLDVMWKKGEKFIADMRKVVADADCGAEVSGIPMMQFITFAKDATGAYKKKRQDFYAQLIRRGVFMQPYHHGYICHRHSEADLRHTIDMIAESLAYVRAKY from the coding sequence ATGAAAGAAGCACCTCATCTGAAACTCGACAAGAGCCTCGCCGAGTTCGAACTGGCGAAGACCCTCGTTCCGGGCGGCGTCGCGGGGATCCGGCGCCCCTACAACTTTGTCGAGGGCGAGTATCCGATCTACTTCACTGACGGCCAGGGCTGCCGCGTGCGCGACGTCGACGGGAACGAGTACATCGACTACCTGTGCGCCTACGGCCCGATCATCCTCGGGTATCGTGAGAAGGAGGTCGACGACGCCGTCATCCGGCAAATCCAGGAGCACGGTTTCTGTTTCTCGCTGACCCAGCCGATCCAGAACAAGCTCGTCGAGAAACTGCGCGAGGTTATCCCGAGCTGCGAGATGGCCGCGTTCGTGAAGACCGGCTCCGACGCGACGACCCTCGCCACGCGCGTCGCCCGATGCTACACCGGTCGCAAGAAGATTCTGCGGTGCGGGTATCACGGCTGGCACGACTGGTGCGTCGAGGTAAAGGGCGGCATTCCCGAGAAACTGTACGAGGACATCCACGAGTTCCACTACAACAACCTCGAAGAGCTCGAGGCCCTGCTGAAACAGCACGGCGGCGACACCGCCGGGATCATCATCACGCCGTTCGGCCACCCCCTCGCCCTGCCGCTCCAGGAACCCAAACCGGGCTTCCTGCAGAGCGTCCGCAAGCTGGCCGATACATATGGGTGCGTATTGATCTTCGACGAAATCCGCTCCGGCTTCCGCGTCTCGATCGGCGGCGCGCAGAAACACTACGGCGTCACGCCCGACCTTTCCTGCTTCGGAAAGGCGCTCGCGAACGGTTACGAGATCAGCGCGCTCGTCGGCAAGGCCCAGTTCATGAAGAAGCTCGAGAAGGAGGCGTTCGTTTCCTCGACGTTCTTCCCGAACAGCCTGGCCATGGTCGCGGCTCTCAAGACGATCGAGATCATGCAGCGCGACAAGGTTCTCGACGTGATGTGGAAGAAGGGCGAGAAATTCATCGCCGACATGCGCAAGGTCGTCGCCGACGCAGACTGCGGCGCGGAAGTGTCCGGCATTCCGATGATGCAGTTCATTACGTTCGCCAAGGATGCGACGGGCGCCTACAAGAAGAAGCGCCAGGACTTCTACGCCCAGTTGATCCGGCGCGGCGTGTTCATGCAGCCGTATCATCATGGTTACATCTGTCACCGGCACTCCGAGGCCGACCTCAGGCACACCATCGACATGATCGCCGAGTCGCTCGCATACGTGCGGGCGAAATACTGA
- a CDS encoding acetyl-CoA C-acetyltransferase, whose protein sequence is MNNVAIATPVRTPIGSFGGALAPLSCVEIGAKVVEAVLERSGIGADAIEEVYMGNVLQSTNGQNPARQAAMKGGIPQQIPATTINTVCGSGLHAVGLAFNAIRAGQIGLALAGGMESMSNAPYAMKGARNGLRLGHGEILDTMVLDGLTCPFNNYHMGITAENVAEEFKVSRQEQDEFALLSQQRAAAARQAGRFADEIVPVIIKNRKGDVTFKDDEYIRADTALEKLAGLKPAFKKDGTVTAGNASGLNDGAAAMLVASDEKCKALNLAPMAYIRGYSLVGLRPEIMGMGPVYAVRKLLEAQKLAVADIDLFELNEAFASQSIAVRKELGISLDKVNVNGGAIALGHPIGASGARILISLMYEMKRSNRKLGIASLCIGTGMGIAMLVENANI, encoded by the coding sequence ATGAACAACGTGGCAATTGCCACTCCGGTTCGGACGCCCATCGGCTCCTTCGGAGGAGCCCTCGCGCCCCTGTCGTGCGTCGAGATCGGCGCGAAAGTCGTCGAGGCCGTGCTCGAGCGCAGCGGCATCGGCGCCGACGCGATCGAAGAAGTCTATATGGGCAACGTCCTGCAGTCGACCAACGGCCAGAACCCGGCCCGCCAGGCGGCGATGAAGGGCGGAATCCCGCAGCAGATTCCGGCGACCACGATCAACACCGTCTGCGGATCGGGACTGCACGCGGTTGGGCTCGCGTTCAACGCGATTCGCGCGGGGCAGATCGGACTTGCGCTCGCGGGAGGCATGGAGAGCATGTCGAACGCTCCTTACGCGATGAAGGGCGCCCGCAACGGGCTGCGTCTCGGCCACGGCGAGATTCTCGACACCATGGTGCTGGACGGTCTCACCTGCCCGTTCAACAATTATCACATGGGCATTACCGCCGAGAACGTCGCCGAGGAGTTCAAGGTCTCGCGGCAGGAACAGGACGAGTTCGCCCTGCTGAGCCAGCAGCGCGCCGCCGCCGCCCGCCAGGCCGGCCGGTTCGCCGATGAAATAGTGCCTGTTATAATAAAAAACAGGAAGGGCGACGTCACCTTCAAGGACGACGAATACATCAGGGCCGATACGGCTCTCGAAAAACTCGCGGGCCTCAAGCCTGCGTTCAAAAAGGACGGAACCGTCACGGCCGGCAACGCCTCCGGTCTCAACGACGGCGCCGCCGCGATGCTCGTCGCCTCCGACGAAAAATGCAAGGCCCTCAACCTGGCGCCGATGGCATACATTCGCGGATACAGCCTGGTCGGCCTGCGCCCCGAGATCATGGGGATGGGCCCCGTCTATGCGGTCCGCAAACTGCTCGAAGCGCAGAAACTGGCGGTTGCCGACATTGACCTGTTCGAGCTGAACGAGGCGTTCGCCTCCCAGTCGATCGCGGTTCGCAAAGAGCTCGGCATCAGCCTCGACAAGGTGAACGTGAACGGCGGCGCGATCGCCCTCGGCCATCCGATCGGCGCCAGCGGCGCCCGCATCCTGATCTCGCTCATGTACGAGATGAAGCGGAGCAACAGAAAGCTCGGCATCGCCTCGTTGTGCATCGGCACGGGCATGGGTATCGCGATGCTCGTCGAGAACGCGAACATCTGA